The window GCATTTTAGAAGATATTTAGTAGGGCCAGCTGATTAAGAAGATGATGCATACCTCAATTATTACCCGGCCCTTTCTATTTGGCTTTTTGCCAGCATAGTCACCATCTGTCTTTTGTGATTTAGATTCCAACAGTGCTCGTAGTTTCTTGGGAATGTGTTGTTCTAAACGATCCATTTCTTCATTATCTTCTTGCATTCCATCTGTACCAAATTAATTTATTGCTCAGGAAGTCCAAACTGATGAATAATCAAGCTGAGCATACTACCAATCATGGAGTTCAGTACAgctattacattttatatatcTTCCCTATAATCATTAAGAAATTTACTTATTGCTGGTTTGTGCTATTGTTACATCAATCTAAATACCTGGAGGATAAAGGGATTAGAGGAAAAGTTTTTACCTTCATCATTGCCCATAAAGGATTCATCATTCAAGAGACCATCAAAATCTTCCATGTCCTCTTCCTCTTCAAGTCCATCATAGCCTTCAACATACTCTATTTCTGCCTCCTGCTAAAATAAGAACAAACTGGATTGTCTACCAAAAATAGTTGTGAGAAAAGAAGATGAGGTAGAATGAGTCTGatcattacttcttcttcttcttcagttgCACTTGGTTGGAGACCTTCCATTTCCAAGATATTATTATATGCCTCGACAGGGTAGTTGTATATGTCACCATAAACACCTTTCTTCAGGCGCTCTAGCAGTTCAGTCTCGATGCTCTGTCACAAAATAACCAATTACACTAAATGGAGTGCTACAGATGATGAAGAGTCACAAAGCAATGAATGTAACCTTATCCAAAACTGCAGCCTTTTCCGCTTTttcctccctcctagcttctctcttcttctcctttctgggCACTGTCATTATCTTTTCCCTAAGTAAATGGCATAAGGTTGCAATGTCAATCATTCCCTAACATAAAtggcatgatgatgatgataacgaccatgataatgaaaataagaatatttcttcttctttctggacATTATTGACTAAGACTACTGCATACCTCACTTTCAATTCGAGCTTTCTCATGCGGATTCGACATTGAGTCATTTTGGTTAGTCGTTGTTTTATTTTGTGCACAAGTAATTTAGGCCAAAACTCCTGAGAAAAACAAAAACAGCAAATCATTCAATACTTCAAAGATAGATTTCAAGAACTAGTCAGTGAGAGTAACAGTACCATATGCTTGTCAATAATTTCAATAGCCTTCTCATAGTTTCTTGGAAGTTTAACTCTCTCCCACAGTTCATTTGGTTTATGAGCTCTTTCAATTGTTTTCATATACAAGTAAAAGACTCCTGCAGAAGATAAGTTGGGATATTATGAATCAGAAAATTACAGAGAAAGCAACACAAAATCATCATAGAgaaaaaaataactaatttttCGCTAGTACGATATTCAAACTAGAAACCTTGAAActattagggggcgtttggtttgcgttttccatgctattttttgttttcattttctgagaaaatggaaaacgcgtttggtttgcgttttccacgttcatttttaagaaaatgggagagcgttttctaagaaaatgaaaaacgcggaaaagtcattttctaaaaaacgaAAAACgcacgtttttcagaaaatgaaaatgaaaatggggcaaaccaaacgcacccttagttgTTCATCTCCTCCCTGCAGCTCTCTCCAATATTCTCTGTctattaggaccaaaagaatttaaatatctccacaatggtatgatattgttcactttgggcttaaaccctcatggttttatttttggactctacctaaaatgcctcataccaatggagatatctttttcttttaaacccatgatcttttccatgtgtttccaatgtgggactttgtttacaaccttgcaaatccaacaatcccccctcaaacaaaggatcacagGTCCCCCTCGCAGAAAGTCTATCCATttgacgtccgatcctcgacccactaggtcttcttgaTCCTCGGTCcaaccgacctactaggactccttGCCCCTAAGTCCAACTGACTTACTAAGTCTTCCTTGCCAcgtagaaggaacagtaggcgtcgattcgacctagggtttcatgaaaatccgaaagtcagaaccggacaatccgaagactatcaaatattttattttcattttattgtttgtTGTGCTAACCTTATGATGCAGGAAATCATGTGGTTGGAAAAAGGGGCTTCAGGCGCCCGAACACAGTCCAAGCGCCCgatagtccgagcgcccggagttagTCTAGGCGCTCGGGAAGGGACCGAATGAATGACTAGCAAGAGCTGAGGTGGTGCACGCTGATTGGATAGCATACATCacagtccaggtgcccggacaggTCCAGGCATCCGAAGATGGATAAAGTTTGTCGGATAGAGTTTTGTTGAAGTCATGCCACATCAGCCTTGTGGGGGTGCTCGgacaaggctataaaaggagggtttggCCAGCACCTCAAGAGGAACAACTCATACGACTTTCATCCTTATGGGTTGCTCCAGAAACTTCTCTACGATGCTAAAACACTTCTCCGATGACTACACTCAAGTTTCTTCAGTAAGTTGTCGGtatattgttttattttcatacaagttaaattctaaattcagtGTAATTCTTCGAgcttatagtgaattgcccaacgaaagtgcttAATGAtcgcgggctttggagtaggagtcgtcacatgctccgAATCAAATAAAACCAACCTGTgtcaagttttattttatttcgcTGCATTTATTACTTTGCGTTATTCTCTCCGAGTTCTTGCGAAAAACTTGAAAAaaccatgagtgctattcacccccctctagcactttttgatcctacaattggtattagagctcaaACTGCTAGAAGACTTAACCGTCGACTGAGCACAATAGTTATGGTCTAATCAAgctatgtgagtagaatattgacctcgaacaaaggaagtgggggctcccgtgtctggatcaagaggaccagacaccatgcAGAGAAGCCCTAGTTGCGACTAGACAAGAAAGACCTAATAAGTCAGTTggatttttaccttgcctaaactcacttaggactttcctgcacacccAGTCAGACTTATTAGAACCACAATAATCCTTAATTTTGaacctttaccattatcaaaacttggattCGATTATCTAGtgtttcctgcaccaacatttTCTGTTAATACTGATGCATTATTCTCTCCACCTCGCCATCTGCATCTTAGGCTTACTAGAAACAGCTTGTTTTCCTCTTAGAAAGTCTAGGTCAATTGTAATGAAGTTTCCAAACTTAGTGGTAATGCAATTATTTGATATTTATCAGTGTGAACAATACTAAGTTGTCCAGGAAACTGTAAAAAGATATAGCCAATAACCTAAACATACCTTGCAAACATTAGTGTTAAGgctttttgagaaaattttcactCTTGCATCGCCCAATTACATATTAAGGAAACAGTCAATGCTTGCAAAAATTCAGAATTTTGTACAAATCACTTCCACCCTAAAGTACCCAAACAACAAAATTTGATTTTCTTTGTTGTGGCCAGGCATCCTATCCTTCTCACGATTTTCATTTTACCACATCAGTATACAAGTTGTCCCCTTCATTGCCCTGTGGCTACACTATTGTGCCCTAAAGTGCTTATGTTAACTTTTATATGCACTTGCAACCGTGCATTTCTATTTCCCCTTGAACTCCTCAAGCTTTGAAATTATAATACTGTTAACATGGTCATTTTTTTGGCCATTTAACTCCTCCACGTGTTTTATACTAGGTTGTTGTTAACTGCCGCCCCTCTGACCTAGCTTGTTTCACTCTGTAACAGTTCTTCCAAGACTGAAAAAAGTTAGTACTTTGCAAGATTGAAGTTAGTAACTTTATACAATGAAAATCACTGGTGTTGCTAACTTTGGTCTTCGATATATACACACTAATTGAGACATCTTGCTTAGTTGACAATGTTCAATATATAACTAATTGATCAGAGTGAACTATGTGGCTGATGAGATTATAGTTAACCCCAAATAGAATCACAAAATCCACCACAAATCAAACCTACATAGTCTATTTGATCAGAATGCATACAATTGAATTTCACACATCTTATCCACCAATCTCTTACATTGTTTGCAATATGACATGCCATTTTATAACAAATACATTTCTTCCATACACCATATTCCCACCAGAATTGCTAAAGTTTACATATTATATTTATCTGTTTTTTAGTTACTACTATTCGCAGCATGAATACAAAAAACGTAAAGATGAGTGTAGAACaatcatcaaaataaaaaaatttatcaaaaaattatttcATGATCTAGCTCCATACCATCGTGATCACGAATAGTAGCATATCGACTGTTCGCGAGAGGGCAGGAGCTGCGATTGCATATTCCAGTGACATTATATAGATTTCTACAGAATGTCCCTGTTGTGATCCTAAGCCAATGGCCAAAAGCAACAACATCTTAGGACTTGGAGAATTCATTCATCAAACTtgattggactggtacattcaaAAGGCAAAAGACAAGGAGATTGTACTTGCACATATAGCTGCAGTGGTTGTTCCTTATGACCTGCCATATCAAATCATCGTGCTGCATCTCTTAAGGTAGATTTCTTCAAGGAATCAATAGAGATTGATAAATGACAGGAGCAAGAGGATCTGTCTGGCCCTTTCAAAAGGATAGGATTAGATCCTTGGATGTAAAATGCAAGAGAACAGTCAACCATCATAAATTTTGAAACCTGACATAGTATACTAGCTGATATACTTCAAGAAATACAAAAGAATAGTGAATCATAGTTATAAAGAagcaattaataataaataagccaaagataaataatttaagGTGATAGAAATTCATACTATTACAATTAcgattgaaaattaatatttaagctaaagataaataaaaattgttGAAAATGAACCAATAGATTTGATctgatttcaattaaaaataaaagaaaatattagcCTCCCATGTTTAATTATCAGCAATCCATCAGCTGATAAACCATATTGTATCAACTGATAAGTtgctaaaatttaattttcctatttgGTTTGCTTTAGTTTGGATTAATATCAAACTACGTAGTTAAACTGCTGACTAAGATAAGCTACAGTTAGTTGTAAAATATGTAACTAACTACTAACCAAGCAAAGGCAAGGGTGTAGAAAAGAGGCAAAGGCTGCAAACTAAGCTGAACAatcaattctaactttgaaacAATGTTCTAACAAAGACTAATAGTACTTGGATGATGTCCTAATGTTATGAATTCGTGAAATTTCCCAGGATATGAATTTCAAGAACATGCTGCTTGTTAATCAAGCACAGACACTAAATTTGACTTAAAAATCCAGTTGTTATTAGCTTAATAATCTAAATACTATATTCTTGTGAATCTGATCGAGTTGTTCGTATCATACCTGCGAGGGAAGAGCGAAATGACAACGGACGTTTAGAAGAAATGAAGAAGGATGCCACTCTCCAACGCAACGGATTACCAGGCGTTGCTCTTCGATAAAAGACAACAACAACAGCCGTCCGCCGCTCACACCGAAGAGGGTCAGAAAATTGGAGCAGCTTCCGCCGCGTTCCGGTGAGATTAACGGCGACGCGACGCCGCCGACGAACTATGAGGAATTGAGGCAACGGCGGCGACGAACAGAGCACAGAACGCCGGGTCAGGAGAGGAAGTTGTAGGGTTTTTatggtataaattttaaacaatttttaaaagacaATTTTAccctttttacattttttttaaaagaatatatcATTTTCAAGTAtagtcaatttttttaaaaaaaaacgacaatttaccaaagggcgcatcTAGATATCTAAATTTACTAAAAGATGCAcattactttggtatttaccaaagaatATACTTTGTTAAatacatttcctattttaccctgctaacaatttgactttttctcccatttttcttttccactatatttctctcttttctctctcttctctttttttgtATCGACAAAACACATGAATAACATTAGTCtatcttttaataacattttaatacatttaaagaaacaaaaaaataaacaataataacatatttaaactccttgcaatttcagaaatccactggaactaaaatgagtgtaatcggagctttctaggttgatcagtgggtttcggtcaaaacctattgatggacctagagagctccgatcgcacccatttcagtttctatggatttctaaaattgcaaggagttcaaatatgttgtccattatttattttggcttttcaaAAATGTTAACATGCAAAATTAAAGAATCATCAAAAacgcccacgttgggcttgatatggaatcatatcaggtccaatgtgggtttttttttgctgattctttgatttgatatattaacatctataaaaagatgaaataaataatggacaccatatttgaactccttgcaacatcagaaatccataggaactgaaatgggtgtaatcggaactccctaggtccattagtgggtttcagtcaaaatccactaatagacctagagagctctgattgcacccatttaagTTCCTATAAATTTctaatgttgcaaggagtttaaatatgatgtctattatttattttggcgTTTCATAAaggttaatatataaaatcaaagaatcgtcaAAAAAGTCACGTTTGGCTGATATgtaatcatatcagacccaacgtgggcctgatatgatttcatagtggacctgatatgagatcatatcaggcccaacttggAAAGCCGAGTATACTTTGAACTGTATATTAGATCAGTCATTGTGGAAGCCGAAAAGGGAAATTTCCAACAGAAGTTACAAAAATGTATTGGTTTTTTCAGTATTGCAATACATTTATCACAAGATAATAAACTTTTCAGGGAATCCCATTATTTAAAGGTTGATTTAGCCTAATAGAAGAAATACATACTGAACCATGAAAATACTTTATAGAATGATTATCTAGTGTTTCAAATGATTAAAATGAAACACAGATTTAATGATCTACCTGATTGCGTGCTCGAGTAACATCAGCTTCTGAGACTCTATAGGAGAGTCTACTTATCTCACGCATAATTGCATAGGCCAAGTCATCCAAACAATCAGGCTGCTCAAAAATGGGAAAAACAGTTAGCAACAAAGTCAGCTCTGAGAAGAACCGAATGGATAGTTAAGTGTTATAGGTAACTGCGGAATCCATTTGTTTCATACAATTTAACTAATCACCATTTGACAACAGATGCTTTACAACATCAAAAAGTATAGCATGTGTATAtatcaaatttttagaaaaagttcAACAAGCAAGACAAAAGCAAAGATCTTTACCATTCAAATATCATATAATACCATAGAAAATAAACAGAACATGGAAGTCCATGTTttccaataaaaataataataattctaagTGGGGGTTGCACATATAATGACAGGTATAGAATAATTCAGAGTGGATAAAGCCATAATTAAACTCATTCCTGTATATCATCAAGACAAACTTGCAACATTTCCATCATTTACTTATGATACAGTACAAAATCCATTTTCAAACTAACAATTAAGTGTGAATTGCTGCCAATATGTGACATGATAACTAACAATTTTATATCATCCAGGATGCAGCAATAGAGCAAATTGCTACAAGTTTCTTTCATACAGCCTCACTATTTAAGTGTGAATATCAACATATGACTTTAACTAAATAATTATATACTTCAATATTGCATAAGCACCAACAGATGCCTAAGTCTCTAACTAACTAGATATCATAATAGAACCCCCAATAGCTGATTACATTACAGCAACCATTTTCAAGAATGAGATTAAGATcgacatgggcctgatatgaattcaTATCAagtccaacgtgggcctgatatgaaatcatatcaggctcaactTTCATCAAcgttggagaaattttataagtCCACCCAGAATTGGTTGATCATTATAGGTATTTATTTTGTTAATGGTTCTTTTGATTGCtacattaacttaatttttaggaCTAGTGCAAATTATAGACAATTTAGCAAAAAATGATGATACTGTAGTCAGAAGGTTTAGTTTCTTAATATGATATTTTCTAAATCTTGTGTATCACTTGAATTTTATCTTCTCATAGGCACTGTACTATGGAGTTTGAAATCAAGTATTCTTAGTCATTCTCTCACCTGTGATCTACCTCTATGTCCCTGTGTGTGCATGCCAATGACTTTCATTTTATGTTTAGGG is drawn from Zingiber officinale cultivar Zhangliang chromosome 1B, Zo_v1.1, whole genome shotgun sequence and contains these coding sequences:
- the LOC121973900 gene encoding protein MAK16 homolog A-like isoform X1, with amino-acid sequence MQHDDLIWQVIRNNHCSYMCKITTGTFCRNLYNVTGICNRSSCPLANSRYATIRDHDGVFYLYMKTIERAHKPNELWERVKLPRNYEKAIEIIDKHMEFWPKLLVHKIKQRLTKMTQCRIRMRKLELKVREKIMTVPRKEKKREARREEKAEKAAVLDKSIETELLERLKKGVYGDIYNYPVEAYNNILEMEGLQPSATEEEEEQEAEIEYVEGYDGLEEEEDMEDFDGLLNDESFMGNDEDGMQEDNEEMDRLEQHIPKKLRALLESKSQKTDGDYAGKKPNRKGRVIIEVEEEGDPKQKALLLD
- the LOC121973900 gene encoding protein MAK16 homolog A-like isoform X2, whose protein sequence is MQHDDLIWQVIRNNHCSYMCKITTGTFCRNLYNVTGICNRSSCPLANSRYATIRDHDGVFYLYMKTIERAHKPNELWERVKLPRNYEKAIEIIDKHMEFWPKLLVHKIKQRLTKMTQCRIRMRKLELKVREKIMTVPRKEKKREARREEKAEKAAVLDKSIETELLERLKKGVYGDIYNYPVEAYNNILEMEGLQPSATEEEEEEAEIEYVEGYDGLEEEEDMEDFDGLLNDESFMGNDEDGMQEDNEEMDRLEQHIPKKLRALLESKSQKTDGDYAGKKPNRKGRVIIEVEEEGDPKQKALLLD
- the LOC121973900 gene encoding protein MAK16 homolog A-like isoform X3, with protein sequence MQHDDLIWQVIRNNHCSYMCKITTGTFCRNLYNVTGICNRSSCPLANSRYATIRDHDGVFYLYMKTIERAHKPNELWERVKLPRNYEKAIEIIDKHMEFWPKLLVHKIKQRLTKMTQCRIRMRKLELKVREKIMTVPRKEKKREARREEKAEKAAVLDKSIETELLERLKKGVYGDIYNYPVEAYNNILEMEGLQPSATEEEEQEAEIEYVEGYDGLEEEEDMEDFDGLLNDESFMGNDEDGMQEDNEEMDRLEQHIPKKLRALLESKSQKTDGDYAGKKPNRKGRVIIEVEEEGDPKQKALLLD